GGGTGGCCGGTTCCGGACGGTCCCGGTGGCACGAGGGGCGCGGACGACCGGTGGTCGTCCGCGCCCCTCACACAGGCGAGAGCGCCGCTCAGGCGGCCATCATCTCCTCGTAGATCTTCTTGCACTCCGGGCAGACCGGGAACTTCTTGGGGTCGCGGTTGGGCACCCACACCTTGCCGCACAGCGCGATCACCGGGGCGCCGCTGACGGCGCTCTCGGTGATCTTGTCCTTCTGCACGTAGTGCGCGAAGCGCTCGCGGTCCCCGTCGTCGTGCGACGTGTCGGGCCGGGTCTCGCTCTCCGGAAGCACCTTGTTGAAAACGTCC
This sequence is a window from Spinactinospora alkalitolerans. Protein-coding genes within it:
- a CDS encoding DUF3039 domain-containing protein codes for the protein MVMDVFNKVLPESETRPDTSHDDGDRERFAHYVQKDKITESAVSGAPVIALCGKVWVPNRDPKKFPVCPECKKIYEEMMAA